From a single Nicotiana tomentosiformis chromosome 2, ASM39032v3, whole genome shotgun sequence genomic region:
- the LOC138905333 gene encoding ribosomal RNA-processing protein 15-like, translating to MNNHEEHNAQNIANEEEKSENEGTSGYEKENDIEDKIGEQANDSIEEENLNEEDEVSESEAPSEETGEEARAQEPGSLPTPFTGDEEVSSDEDDVPLSKVGKKSRKTLVKTTKNKRKVVDAQISKESRSVKKPKKKVSIVKPVGEVDREDESDSALPAKSTTPKKKGAKVTKSVISYARASRGKTRKNVPAVVD from the exons ATGAACAATCATGAGGAACATAATGCTCAAAATATAGccaatgaagaagaaaaaagtgAGAATGAGGGAACATCTGGATATGAGAAGGAGAATGATATAGAGGATAAGATAGGTGAACAGGCTAATGATTCTATAGAAGAAGAAAATCTTAATGAAGAAGATGAGGTTTCTGAAAGTGAGG CCCCTTCAGAAGAAACTGGTGAAGAGGCAAGGGCTCAAGAACCTGGGTCACTGCCAACTCCTTTCACTGGAGATGAAGAAGTTAGCAGTGATGAAGATGATGTGCCACTATCTAAGGTAGGGAAGAAATCCAGGAAGACCCTTGTGAAAACTACAAA GAATAAAAGAAAGGTTGTTGATGCACAAATCAGTAAGGAGTCTAGAAGTGTAAAGAAGCCAAAGAAGAAGGTTTCAATTGTGAAACCTGTTGGTGAGGTGGATAGAGAAGATGAGTCTGACTCTGCCTTGCCAGCAAAGTCTACTACACCAAAGAAAAAGGGTGCCAAAGTCACCAAATCTGTTATCTCTTATGCAAGGGCAAGTAGGGGTAAGACAAGAAAGAATGTGCCAGCTGTAGTTGATTGA